The following are encoded in a window of Alosa sapidissima isolate fAloSap1 chromosome 10, fAloSap1.pri, whole genome shotgun sequence genomic DNA:
- the pbx2 gene encoding pre-B-cell leukemia transcription factor 2 isoform X1: MLQQQPIAGNGPNSGRGLGLNAPTGMHPMNSVRPSSQHRSDGESGLEGSENGHESRRDIGDILQQIMTITDQSLDEAQAKKHALNCHRMKPALFSVLCEIKEKTGLSMRNAQEEEPPDPQLVRLDNMLLAEGVAGPEKGGGAAAAVSAATSSGGMSPDSSLEHSDYKSKLSQIRTIYHTELEKYEQACNEFTTHVMNLLREQSRTRPVSPREIERMVAIIHRKFSAIQTQLKQSTCEAVMILRSRFLDARRKRRNFSKQATEVLNEYFYSHLSNPYPSEEAKEELAKQCGITVSQVSNWFGNKRIRYKKNIGKFQEEANIYAMKTALGATQQSEDSPHTPNSTGSGSFSLSGSADLFLGVPPMNGAEQPAYHMGAQDSFSQSGFSDRLYSPRESRTNGNWQDPNSPPSATSPVSDHSDNSD, from the exons ATGTTACAGCAGCAGCCTATCGCGGGCAATGGTCCCAATTCAGGCCGGGGCCTTGGTTTGAACGCGCCTACCGGTATGCATCCAATGAACTCGGTTCGCCCAAGCTCTCAGCATCGGTCCGATGGGGAATCAGGCCTCGAAGGATCAGAAAATGGACACGAGAGCCGCAGGGATATTGGCGATATTTTGCAACAAATCATGACCATTACTGACCAAAGTTTGGACGAAGCCCAAGCAAA AAAACATGCTTTGAATTGTCATCGAATGAAACCTGCATTGTTCAGTGTGTTATGTGAGATTAAAGAAAAAACTG GTTTGTCTATGCGCAATGCACAGGAGGAGGAGCCACCAGATCCCCAGCTTGTCCGATTAGACAACATGCTGCTGGCTGAAGGTGTGGCAGGCCCCGAGAAAGGGGGCGGGGCTGCCGCTGCGGTGTCCGCGGCGACCAGTTCAGGCGGGATGTCGCCAGACAGTTCACTGGAGCATTCTGACTACAAGAGCAAGCTTAGCCAGATTCGGACCATCTATCACACTGAGCTGGAGAAATATGAGCAG gcctgcaACGAGTTCACCACCCACGTGATGAACCTGTTGCGGGAGCAGTCCCGCACGCGGCCTGTGTCTCCCCGCGAGATTGAGCGCATGGTGGCCATCATCCACCGCAAGTTCAGTGCCATCCAGACTCAGCTCAAGCAGAGCACCTGTGAGGCCGTCATGATCCTGCGCTCACGCTTCCTCGATGCCAG GCGCAAGCGGCGTAACTTCAGCAAGCAAGCCACAGAGGTACTCAATGAGTACTTCTACTCGCACCTCTCCAACCCTTACCCCAGCGAGGAGGCCAAGGAAGAGCTGGCTAAGCAGTGTGGGATCACCGTCTCGCAG GTGTCCAACTGGTTTGGCAACAAGCGGATCCGTTACAAGAAGAACATTGGCAAGTTCCAGGAAGAGGCTAATATCTACGCCATGAAGACAGCCCTGGGGGCCACGCAGCAGAGCGAGGACTCGCCGCACACGCCCAACTCCACCG GCTCTGGCTCCTTCTCCCTGTCGGGGTCGGCTGACCTCTTCCTGGGAGTGCCTCCGATGAACGGGGCCGAGCAGCCGGCCTATCACATGGGAGCTCAG GACTCTTTTTCTCAATCGGGTTTCTCAGACAGACTGTATAGTCCCAGAGAGAGCCGG ACTAATGGCAACTGGCAGGATCCGAACAGTCCGCCGTCGGCCACCTCGCCCGTCAGCGACCACTCAGACAACTCCGACTGA
- the pbx2 gene encoding pre-B-cell leukemia transcription factor 2 isoform X2: protein MLQQQPIAGNGPNSGRGLGLNAPTGMHPMNSVRPSSQHRSDGESGLEGSENGHESRRDIGDILQQIMTITDQSLDEAQAKKHALNCHRMKPALFSVLCEIKEKTGLSMRNAQEEEPPDPQLVRLDNMLLAEGVAGPEKGGGAAAAVSAATSSGGMSPDSSLEHSDYKSKLSQIRTIYHTELEKYEQACNEFTTHVMNLLREQSRTRPVSPREIERMVAIIHRKFSAIQTQLKQSTCEAVMILRSRFLDARRKRRNFSKQATEVLNEYFYSHLSNPYPSEEAKEELAKQCGITVSQVSNWFGNKRIRYKKNIGKFQEEANIYAMKTALGATQQSEDSPHTPNSTGSGSFSLSGSADLFLGVPPMNGAEQPAYHMGAQTNGNWQDPNSPPSATSPVSDHSDNSD, encoded by the exons ATGTTACAGCAGCAGCCTATCGCGGGCAATGGTCCCAATTCAGGCCGGGGCCTTGGTTTGAACGCGCCTACCGGTATGCATCCAATGAACTCGGTTCGCCCAAGCTCTCAGCATCGGTCCGATGGGGAATCAGGCCTCGAAGGATCAGAAAATGGACACGAGAGCCGCAGGGATATTGGCGATATTTTGCAACAAATCATGACCATTACTGACCAAAGTTTGGACGAAGCCCAAGCAAA AAAACATGCTTTGAATTGTCATCGAATGAAACCTGCATTGTTCAGTGTGTTATGTGAGATTAAAGAAAAAACTG GTTTGTCTATGCGCAATGCACAGGAGGAGGAGCCACCAGATCCCCAGCTTGTCCGATTAGACAACATGCTGCTGGCTGAAGGTGTGGCAGGCCCCGAGAAAGGGGGCGGGGCTGCCGCTGCGGTGTCCGCGGCGACCAGTTCAGGCGGGATGTCGCCAGACAGTTCACTGGAGCATTCTGACTACAAGAGCAAGCTTAGCCAGATTCGGACCATCTATCACACTGAGCTGGAGAAATATGAGCAG gcctgcaACGAGTTCACCACCCACGTGATGAACCTGTTGCGGGAGCAGTCCCGCACGCGGCCTGTGTCTCCCCGCGAGATTGAGCGCATGGTGGCCATCATCCACCGCAAGTTCAGTGCCATCCAGACTCAGCTCAAGCAGAGCACCTGTGAGGCCGTCATGATCCTGCGCTCACGCTTCCTCGATGCCAG GCGCAAGCGGCGTAACTTCAGCAAGCAAGCCACAGAGGTACTCAATGAGTACTTCTACTCGCACCTCTCCAACCCTTACCCCAGCGAGGAGGCCAAGGAAGAGCTGGCTAAGCAGTGTGGGATCACCGTCTCGCAG GTGTCCAACTGGTTTGGCAACAAGCGGATCCGTTACAAGAAGAACATTGGCAAGTTCCAGGAAGAGGCTAATATCTACGCCATGAAGACAGCCCTGGGGGCCACGCAGCAGAGCGAGGACTCGCCGCACACGCCCAACTCCACCG GCTCTGGCTCCTTCTCCCTGTCGGGGTCGGCTGACCTCTTCCTGGGAGTGCCTCCGATGAACGGGGCCGAGCAGCCGGCCTATCACATGGGAGCTCAG ACTAATGGCAACTGGCAGGATCCGAACAGTCCGCCGTCGGCCACCTCGCCCGTCAGCGACCACTCAGACAACTCCGACTGA
- the LOC121721021 gene encoding G-protein-signaling modulator 1 yields the protein MDMAVDGQSTRKEDLEPLFILEEGDDIDSVMCNTSKVNGQETVMITQQDNGDTIKGNHQPVEQLQDSAVCESEDGTVKKSEIQEEERGGDPEKRTPREMETKDSKAADIDVNMENEAMLRAKESVPDEPSAVGEGASHTQTAPRETDATAETKTEVILRHKTQPSAETPKKCKDFLSPDDAQKKCKDFLSPDDAQKKVNRLSSDFPDALYELLYAVQEGRRLNDQRCSFKLEPRRRCYSEPGTPRHSNRVMFSSMTSLQKEEFFDLVATSQARRLDDQRAEAESIIPVPPQPQAPPADEPKACDRKLSIKASVMKKATKAPPPKEDLYNMILTSQAQGRLEEQRSRAPGPMDDEDFFSLLLKVQGGRMDEQRTEFPDNH from the exons ATGGATATGGCAGTGGATGGACAATCCACCAGAAAGGAGGACTTGGAACCTCTCTTCATTTTAGAAGAGGGAGACGACATTGACAGTGTTATGTGCAATACAAGTAAAGTCAACGGCCAAGAGACTGTAATGATAACTCAACAAGACAATGGAGATACTATTAAAGGAAACCACCAGCCTGTAGAGCAACTACAAGACTCGGCTGTCTGTGAGTCTGAGGACGGGACTGTAAAGAAGTCAGAAAtacaagaagaggagagagggggtgatCCAGAGAAGAGGACACCGAGGGAGATGGAGACCAAAGACAGCAAGGCTGCTGACATAGACGTGAATATGGAGAATGAAGCAATGCTGAGAGCAAAGGAGAGCGTACCAGATGAACCCTCAGCAGTGGGTGAGGGAGCATCACACACGCAGACTGCTCCACGAGAGACAGACGCCACAGCCGAGACAAAAACAGAAGTCATATTAAGGCACAAAACACAACCCAGTGCAGAAACACCCAAAAAGTGTAAAGACTTTTTGAGTCCAGATGATGCACAGAAAAAGTGTAAAGACTTTTTGAGTCCAGATGATGCACAGAAAAAG GTCAACAGGTTAAGTTCTGATTTCCCCGACGCTCTGTATGAGCTGCTGTACGCTGTGCAGGAGGGCAGAAGACTGAATGACCAGCGCTGCTCTTTCAAACTAGAACCGAGACGGAGATGCTATTCTGAGCCGGGAACCCCTCGCCATAGTAACAGAG TCATGTTCTCCTCGATGACATCACTGCAGAAGGAGGAGTTCTTTGACCTGGTGGCCACGTCTCAAGCCCGGCGTCTGGACGATCAGAGGGCTGAGGCCGAAAGCATTATTCCGGTTCCTCCGCAGCCCCAGGCGCCCCCAGCCGATGAGCCCAAAGCTTGTGACAGGAAGCTGAGTATCAAGGCCAGTGTGATGAAGAAGGCAACCAAGGCCCCACCTCCTAAAGAAGACCTTTACAATATGATCCTCACATCCCAA GCTCAAGGCAGactggaggagcagaggagccgAGCTCCTGGTCCGATGGATGACGAGGACTtcttctctctgctgctgaaggTTCAGGGTGGGAGGATGGACGAGCAAAGGACTGAGTTTCCTGACAATCACTGA
- the pbx2 gene encoding pre-B-cell leukemia transcription factor 2 isoform X4, which yields MLQQQPIAGNGPNSGRGLGLNAPTGMHPMNSVRPSSQHRSDGESGLEGSENGHESRRDIGDILQQIMTITDQSLDEAQAKKHALNCHRMKPALFSVLCEIKEKTGLSMRNAQEEEPPDPQLVRLDNMLLAEGVAGPEKGGGAAAAVSAATSSGGMSPDSSLEHSDYKSKLSQIRTIYHTELEKYEQACNEFTTHVMNLLREQSRTRPVSPREIERMVAIIHRKFSAIQTQLKQSTCEAVMILRSRFLDARRKRRNFSKQATEVLNEYFYSHLSNPYPSEEAKEELAKQCGITVSQVSNWFGNKRIRYKKNIGKFQEEANIYAMKTALGATQQSEDSPHTPNSTD from the exons ATGTTACAGCAGCAGCCTATCGCGGGCAATGGTCCCAATTCAGGCCGGGGCCTTGGTTTGAACGCGCCTACCGGTATGCATCCAATGAACTCGGTTCGCCCAAGCTCTCAGCATCGGTCCGATGGGGAATCAGGCCTCGAAGGATCAGAAAATGGACACGAGAGCCGCAGGGATATTGGCGATATTTTGCAACAAATCATGACCATTACTGACCAAAGTTTGGACGAAGCCCAAGCAAA AAAACATGCTTTGAATTGTCATCGAATGAAACCTGCATTGTTCAGTGTGTTATGTGAGATTAAAGAAAAAACTG GTTTGTCTATGCGCAATGCACAGGAGGAGGAGCCACCAGATCCCCAGCTTGTCCGATTAGACAACATGCTGCTGGCTGAAGGTGTGGCAGGCCCCGAGAAAGGGGGCGGGGCTGCCGCTGCGGTGTCCGCGGCGACCAGTTCAGGCGGGATGTCGCCAGACAGTTCACTGGAGCATTCTGACTACAAGAGCAAGCTTAGCCAGATTCGGACCATCTATCACACTGAGCTGGAGAAATATGAGCAG gcctgcaACGAGTTCACCACCCACGTGATGAACCTGTTGCGGGAGCAGTCCCGCACGCGGCCTGTGTCTCCCCGCGAGATTGAGCGCATGGTGGCCATCATCCACCGCAAGTTCAGTGCCATCCAGACTCAGCTCAAGCAGAGCACCTGTGAGGCCGTCATGATCCTGCGCTCACGCTTCCTCGATGCCAG GCGCAAGCGGCGTAACTTCAGCAAGCAAGCCACAGAGGTACTCAATGAGTACTTCTACTCGCACCTCTCCAACCCTTACCCCAGCGAGGAGGCCAAGGAAGAGCTGGCTAAGCAGTGTGGGATCACCGTCTCGCAG GTGTCCAACTGGTTTGGCAACAAGCGGATCCGTTACAAGAAGAACATTGGCAAGTTCCAGGAAGAGGCTAATATCTACGCCATGAAGACAGCCCTGGGGGCCACGCAGCAGAGCGAGGACTCGCCGCACACGCCCAACTCCACCG ACTAA
- the pbx2 gene encoding pre-B-cell leukemia transcription factor 2 isoform X3, with the protein MQHSLKKHLAVARIVVLRKHALNCHRMKPALFSVLCEIKEKTGLSMRNAQEEEPPDPQLVRLDNMLLAEGVAGPEKGGGAAAAVSAATSSGGMSPDSSLEHSDYKSKLSQIRTIYHTELEKYEQACNEFTTHVMNLLREQSRTRPVSPREIERMVAIIHRKFSAIQTQLKQSTCEAVMILRSRFLDARRKRRNFSKQATEVLNEYFYSHLSNPYPSEEAKEELAKQCGITVSQVSNWFGNKRIRYKKNIGKFQEEANIYAMKTALGATQQSEDSPHTPNSTGSGSFSLSGSADLFLGVPPMNGAEQPAYHMGAQDSFSQSGFSDRLYSPRESRTNGNWQDPNSPPSATSPVSDHSDNSD; encoded by the exons ATGCAGCATAGTCTTAAGAAACATTTGGCTGTCGCAAGAATTGTGGTGCTAAG AAAACATGCTTTGAATTGTCATCGAATGAAACCTGCATTGTTCAGTGTGTTATGTGAGATTAAAGAAAAAACTG GTTTGTCTATGCGCAATGCACAGGAGGAGGAGCCACCAGATCCCCAGCTTGTCCGATTAGACAACATGCTGCTGGCTGAAGGTGTGGCAGGCCCCGAGAAAGGGGGCGGGGCTGCCGCTGCGGTGTCCGCGGCGACCAGTTCAGGCGGGATGTCGCCAGACAGTTCACTGGAGCATTCTGACTACAAGAGCAAGCTTAGCCAGATTCGGACCATCTATCACACTGAGCTGGAGAAATATGAGCAG gcctgcaACGAGTTCACCACCCACGTGATGAACCTGTTGCGGGAGCAGTCCCGCACGCGGCCTGTGTCTCCCCGCGAGATTGAGCGCATGGTGGCCATCATCCACCGCAAGTTCAGTGCCATCCAGACTCAGCTCAAGCAGAGCACCTGTGAGGCCGTCATGATCCTGCGCTCACGCTTCCTCGATGCCAG GCGCAAGCGGCGTAACTTCAGCAAGCAAGCCACAGAGGTACTCAATGAGTACTTCTACTCGCACCTCTCCAACCCTTACCCCAGCGAGGAGGCCAAGGAAGAGCTGGCTAAGCAGTGTGGGATCACCGTCTCGCAG GTGTCCAACTGGTTTGGCAACAAGCGGATCCGTTACAAGAAGAACATTGGCAAGTTCCAGGAAGAGGCTAATATCTACGCCATGAAGACAGCCCTGGGGGCCACGCAGCAGAGCGAGGACTCGCCGCACACGCCCAACTCCACCG GCTCTGGCTCCTTCTCCCTGTCGGGGTCGGCTGACCTCTTCCTGGGAGTGCCTCCGATGAACGGGGCCGAGCAGCCGGCCTATCACATGGGAGCTCAG GACTCTTTTTCTCAATCGGGTTTCTCAGACAGACTGTATAGTCCCAGAGAGAGCCGG ACTAATGGCAACTGGCAGGATCCGAACAGTCCGCCGTCGGCCACCTCGCCCGTCAGCGACCACTCAGACAACTCCGACTGA
- the pbx2 gene encoding pre-B-cell leukemia transcription factor 2 isoform X5 — protein sequence MKPALFSVLCEIKEKTGLSMRNAQEEEPPDPQLVRLDNMLLAEGVAGPEKGGGAAAAVSAATSSGGMSPDSSLEHSDYKSKLSQIRTIYHTELEKYEQACNEFTTHVMNLLREQSRTRPVSPREIERMVAIIHRKFSAIQTQLKQSTCEAVMILRSRFLDARRKRRNFSKQATEVLNEYFYSHLSNPYPSEEAKEELAKQCGITVSQVSNWFGNKRIRYKKNIGKFQEEANIYAMKTALGATQQSEDSPHTPNSTGSGSFSLSGSADLFLGVPPMNGAEQPAYHMGAQDSFSQSGFSDRLYSPRESRTNGNWQDPNSPPSATSPVSDHSDNSD from the exons ATGAAACCTGCATTGTTCAGTGTGTTATGTGAGATTAAAGAAAAAACTG GTTTGTCTATGCGCAATGCACAGGAGGAGGAGCCACCAGATCCCCAGCTTGTCCGATTAGACAACATGCTGCTGGCTGAAGGTGTGGCAGGCCCCGAGAAAGGGGGCGGGGCTGCCGCTGCGGTGTCCGCGGCGACCAGTTCAGGCGGGATGTCGCCAGACAGTTCACTGGAGCATTCTGACTACAAGAGCAAGCTTAGCCAGATTCGGACCATCTATCACACTGAGCTGGAGAAATATGAGCAG gcctgcaACGAGTTCACCACCCACGTGATGAACCTGTTGCGGGAGCAGTCCCGCACGCGGCCTGTGTCTCCCCGCGAGATTGAGCGCATGGTGGCCATCATCCACCGCAAGTTCAGTGCCATCCAGACTCAGCTCAAGCAGAGCACCTGTGAGGCCGTCATGATCCTGCGCTCACGCTTCCTCGATGCCAG GCGCAAGCGGCGTAACTTCAGCAAGCAAGCCACAGAGGTACTCAATGAGTACTTCTACTCGCACCTCTCCAACCCTTACCCCAGCGAGGAGGCCAAGGAAGAGCTGGCTAAGCAGTGTGGGATCACCGTCTCGCAG GTGTCCAACTGGTTTGGCAACAAGCGGATCCGTTACAAGAAGAACATTGGCAAGTTCCAGGAAGAGGCTAATATCTACGCCATGAAGACAGCCCTGGGGGCCACGCAGCAGAGCGAGGACTCGCCGCACACGCCCAACTCCACCG GCTCTGGCTCCTTCTCCCTGTCGGGGTCGGCTGACCTCTTCCTGGGAGTGCCTCCGATGAACGGGGCCGAGCAGCCGGCCTATCACATGGGAGCTCAG GACTCTTTTTCTCAATCGGGTTTCTCAGACAGACTGTATAGTCCCAGAGAGAGCCGG ACTAATGGCAACTGGCAGGATCCGAACAGTCCGCCGTCGGCCACCTCGCCCGTCAGCGACCACTCAGACAACTCCGACTGA